One Dermatophagoides farinae isolate YC_2012a chromosome 1, ASM2471394v1, whole genome shotgun sequence genomic region harbors:
- the Grp170 gene encoding hypoxia up-regulated Grp170 co-chaperone protein, whose amino-acid sequence MRLLFSLIQLFFVILFSSFIVQNVTCVAVMSVDLGSEWMKIAIVSPGVPMEIILNTDSQRKTPLAVAFRDGERYIGDSALNVGIRFPEKTFTHFIDLLGKYRIDSIAVRKYLERFPYHTIVENEKDRTIEFVIKDQDQELRFTPEELLAMMLNKARHYAEIASASSSPTGQAQTITDCVLTVPPYFSQTERKALKYAAQLAGLKVLQLINVNSAFALNYGIFRRKDFNSTNPTNILFYDMGAGSTLATIASYRLVKTKERGFTETDPQLTIKGVAFDRYLGGFELQLRLRDHLLKLFAEHSKKTIDEIRKNKRAMAKLLKEAGRLKKVLSANQEHKAQVENVMNDIDLKAMVTREQFETMATDLLNERLMKTLDDVFKNAGITLDEIDSFIIIGGSTRIPKIQQQLESYWSRELSKNINADEAGALGAAYQAAYLSKGFKVKVFHLKDWNQYQMNVDFERENATDKKVVSRTLFARGNTFPQKKVITFNKNRDDFEFKVNYVEPSIPQDSKSTIMKVSLTNVAEIFDKFTTNSSVESKGIKVHFRMDESGILKLESSEASFEVEYEEIIEKDNYEQISNLVGDAISKFGSKLSSLFSGNENLSANETENVNGTESKQDEDTLKANTTNTTDSGLEEKILNNTSSNQNNFTGTNDTNNSQKNESLNATMELNQNGTTKSFQKEIKKKIIKEEIITNVEQLLGGDFQLSSETIAASQQKLDTLNKREKDKLKRDQMKNALESFIHETRDKLNQDDYSQSVTDDERERIENELRTVSEWLDYESDSEQASTFEEKLSKLNGQTKELFERVREHSDRPEALSSLTNMLNIADMFHTNAMNVSKDEQIFSDVELSTLRKLIDDTKTWMDDQIREQDLLPRTANPSLTVRIIVEKTMLVDREVKYLLNKARITPPKKKPTTTTTTADSNEETGKNTTESTNEKNDTITIDEKIRNDSMSEEIKTNSDDKIPEESNTIVDDEQTIKPDNTNTDSGHSSKTEL is encoded by the exons TCGTTCAAAATG TCACATGTGTGGCAGTTATGTCGGTTGATCTTGGATCCGAATGGATGAAGATTGCCATTGTTAGTCCGGGTGTACCAATGGAAATCATATTGAATACGGATTCACAAAGAAAAACACCATTAGCTGTTGCATTCCGTGATGGTGAACGTTATATAGGTGATTCAGCATTAAATGTTGGTATACGATTTCCGGAGAAAACATTTACAcattttatcgatttattGGGTAAATATCGTATCGATTCGATTGCTGTACGGAAATATCTGGAAAGATTTCCTTATCATActattgttgaaaatgaaaaagatcgAACCATTGAATTTGTGATAAAAGATCAAGATCAAGAATTACGTTTTACACCCGAAGAATTACTGGCAATGATGCTCAATAAAGCTCGACATTATGCTGAAATTGCAtcggcatcatcatcacctacTGGTCAGGCACAAACAATAACCGATTGTGTATTAACGGTTCCGCCATATTTTTCTCAAACCGAACGTAAAGCTCTAAAATATGCAGCTCAATTAGCTGGACTAAAAGTTTTacaattgatcaatgtaAATTCAGCTTTTGCATTGAATTATGGAATATTTCGACGTAAagatttcaattcaacaaatcCAACCAACATTTTATTCTATGATATGGGTGCCGGTTCAACATTAGCTACTATTGCCAGCTATCGATTGGTTAAAACGAAAGAACGTGGCTTCACCGAAACTGATCCACAATTGACAATCAAAg GTGTCGCCTTTGATCGTTATCTTGGTGGTTTTGAATTACAATTACGTCTTCGTgatcatttattgaaattattcgCTGAACATAGTAAGAAAACTATCGATGAAATCCGAAAGAATAAACGTGCAATggcaaaattattgaaagaaGCTGGCCGATTGAAAAAAGTTCTATCGGCTAATCAAGAACATAAAGCACAGGTTGAAAATGTGATGAATGATATCGATTTAAAAGCAATGGTTACACGTGAACAATTCGAAACAATGGCAACagatttattgaatgaacgTTTAATGAAAACATTGGATGATGTTTTCAAAAATGCCGGTATAACAttggatgaaattgattcattcataattattGGTGGATCGACACGTATACctaaaattcaacaacaattggaaTCATATTGGTCACGTGAATTGAGTAAAAATATCAATGCCGATGAAGCCGGTGCATTAGGTGCTGCATACCAGGCTGCCTATCTATCTAAAG gATTCAAAGTAAAAGTATTTCATCTAAAAGATTGGaatcaatatcaaatgaatgtGGATTTCGAACGTGAAAATGCTACGGATAAAAAAGTTGTATCACGTACATTGTTTGCACGTGGTAATACATTCCCACAGAAAAAAGTCATAACATTCAATAAGAATcgtgatgattttgaatttaaagtTAACTATGTTGAACCGAGCATTCCGCAAGATAGTAAATCGACCATAATGAAAGTTTCATTGACAAATGTAGCGGAAATATTCGATAAATTTACCACAAATTCTAGTGTTGAATCAAAAGGAATTAAAGTACATTTTCGTATGGATGAAAGTGGAATTCTCAAACTAGAAAGCAGTGAAGCATCGTTCGAAGTGGAATATGAAGAGATTATCGAAAAGGATAATTATGAACAGATCAGTAATCTTGTTGGTGATGCTATATCGAAATTTGGTAGTAAACTTTCAAGTCTTTTCAGTGGTAATGAG AATCTTTCAGCAAATGAGACGGAAAATGTTAATGGCACTGAATCGAAACAAGATGAAGATACACTGAAAGCAAATACAACAAATACCACCGATTCTGGATTGGAGGAAAAAATCCTAAACAATACCAGttcgaatcaaaacaattttacAGGTACTAATGATACTAATAATAGTCAGAAGAATGAAAGTTTGAATGCAACGATGGAACTGAATCAAAATGGTACTACCAAAAGttttcaaaaagaaattaagaaaaaaattatcaaagaAGAGATTATAACAAATGTCGAACAATTATTGGGTGgtgattttcaattatcatccGAAACGATTGCTGCatcacaacaaaaattggatACATTGAATAAAAG AGAAAAAGATAAACTTAAACGTGATCAGATGAAAAATGCATTAGAATCATTTATACATGAAACAAGAGATAAATTAAATCAAGATGATTATAGCCAATCGGTTACGGATGATGAACGTGAAcgcattgaaaatgaattacgTACCGTATCTGAATGGCTTGATTATGAATCGGATTCTGAACAGGCATCAacatttgaagaaaaattgtccAAACTTAATGGCCAGACAAAAGAACTATTTGAACGTGTACGTGAACATAGTGATCGTCCAGAagcgttatcatcattgacgaATATGTTGAACATAGCTGATATGTTCCATACAAACGCCATGAATGTGTCGAaagatgaacaaatttttagTGATGTTGAATTGTCTACATtaagaaaattgattgatgatacgAAAACCTGGATGGATGATCAGATACGTGAACAAGATTTGTTACCACGTACAGCGAATCCATCTCTGACCGTTAGAATCATTGtggaaaaaacaatgttGGTTGATCGTGAAGTGAAATACCTGTTGAACAAAGCTCGAATTACACcgccaaagaaaaaacccacaacaacaacaacaacagccgaTTCTAATGAAGAAACTGGGAAAAATACCACTGAATCAACTAATGAAAAG AACGATACAATTactattgatgaaaaaatccgAAACGATTCAATGAGTGAAGAAATAAAGACAAAtagtgatgataaaattccaGAAGAATCGAAtacaattgttgatgatgaacagacAATCAAACCGGATAATACAAACACTGATTCTGGTCATTCTAGTAAAACTGAATTGTAA
- the LOC124491692 gene encoding U3 small nucleolar RNA-associated protein 14 homolog C, producing the protein MAINIVDDSMILKSENDNTRWQWSSVRGETRSKIAPYNITKNSKTKLQITELFENELENKRFMKRNLRNLRNKKLLNQSLKKPIADRIVREINFKELCNSIEKYDEIVNQMRHADQLIFPADDCSPSFENEMNSMSKTSINGIGQEITENSRDEHFNEAILDENENQLLKSLNLNEARRLHREMQRLRVLISHNEAKYRRIKRIKSKKYHRIQRKRKNADNTMNGISNIQESDRLRALERASLKHTNLSKWSKRQKTHCQFVEQSRNALNEQINFNRALMAKQTEFTQSLLPSENDDNDSNVELDESKTIPSNNYCPWSSYKKNHQPMENPKNIRFEPNAISKCNDFDSMEFGERTEKLHQIFGIDYEIDEQIMIQNENQNQSGTEQQYLPGWSTKRWSGFGIKETNKYKLKAIKKQIIHQNEQDERICHAIFFQNEEKNSTITDKYKHYLTAKQSLRLSKPNGSNWNPVIIEKNLNEPPVIIRQGKLIEPMKF; encoded by the coding sequence ATGGCaatcaatattgttgatgattcgatgatattaaaatctgaaaatgataatactCGATGGCAATGGTCTTCAGTACGTGGTGAAACGCGATCCAAAATTGCTCCATATAATATTacgaaaaattcgaaaacaaaacttcAAATAACAGAATTATTTGAGAATGAATTAGAAAATAAACGTTTTATGAAACGAAATCTGCGAAATTTACGAAACAAGAAGCTCTTGAATCAATCGCTTAAGAAACCGATTGCAGATCGTATTGTACgagaaataaatttcaaagaatTATGTAATTCCATTGAAAAGTATGATGAAATCGTAAATCAAATGCGTCATGctgatcaattaatttttccggctgatgattgttcacctagttttgaaaatgaaatgaattcaatgtcaAAAACATCCATCAATGGTATTGGGCAGGAAATCACAGAAAATTCTCGGGATGAACATTTTAATGAAGCTAttcttgatgaaaatgaaaatcaattattgaaatcTTTAAATCTAAATGAAGCACGACGATTACATCGAGAGATGCAAAGATTACGTGTATTAATCAGCCACAATGAAGCTAAATATCGTCGAATAAAACGaataaaatctaaaaaatatcatcgtatacagagaaaaagaaaaaatgctGACAATACTATGAACGGAATAAGCAATATTCAAGAATCTGATCGATTACGTGCTCTTGAACGTGCCAGTTTGAAACATACGAATTTAAGTAAATGGTCTAAGCGGCAAAAGACGCATTGTCAATTTGTTGAGCAATCTCGAAATGCattaaatgaacaaattaatttcaacagAGCTTTGATGGCTAAACAAACTGAATTTACGCAATCATTACTTCCAtcagaaaatgatgataatgattcaaacGTAGAATTagatgaatcaaaaacaattccATCCAACAACTATTGTCCATGGtcatcatacaaaaaaaatcatcaaccgatggaaaatccaaaaaatattcgattcgaaCCAAATGCCATTTCGAAatgtaatgattttgattcaatggaATTCGGTGaaagaacagaaaaattgCATCAAATTTTTGGCATCGACTATGAAATAGATGAACAGATtatgattcaaaatgaaaatcaaaatcagtCCGGAACTGAACAACAATATTTACCTGGATGGTCAACAAAACGATGGTCTGGTTTCGGTATCAAAGAGACGAATAAATACAAATTAAaggcaataaaaaaacaaatcattcacCAGAATGAACAAGATGAACGGATTTGTCatgcaatattttttcagaatgaagaaaaaaattctacaatTACAGATAAATATAAACATTATTTAACAGCCAAACAATCGTTACGATTATCGAAACCAAACGGTTCGAATTGGAATCCGgtgataattgaaaaaaacttaaatGAACCACCGGTGATTATACGTCAaggaaaattgattgaaccaatgaaattttga
- the LOC124491534 gene encoding uncharacterized protein LOC124491534, translating into MFARYIVLIAVFIGSTWTLRTTSDCDIKKAIQECLNLGFLLESNAKRFQGFPTTMSTLNDKCNELKRSEQCATNFINRCSDNTFEERILNHLLEGSNRVMKRLCRTNGRKKELLTHVGCANSVVDDTYRCIGDYQKLVFAANKFNDKHKILRILCCKIRQTIPCVGKAMRSKGSSVCSKDDIDYMREMQQKIRLEMTSIVCDDYNRDKCENVEIPPITDAEYKGKSLYEPLRVLYRKVVRE; encoded by the exons atgtttgcCCGATACATTGTATTGATAGCGGTTTTTATCg GCTCAACATGGACATTACGTACAACATCGGATTGTGATATTAAAAAAGCCATTCAAGAATGTTTAAATCTTGGTTTCCTATTGGAATCGAATGCAAAACGATTTCAAGGatttccaacaacaatgtcaacattgaatgataaatgtaATGAACTGAAACGTTCAGAACAATGTGCaacaaatttcattaatCGTTGTTCGGATAATACATTCGAAGAACGTATATTGAATCATCTTTTGGAAGGATCAAATCGTGTTATGAAACGTTTATGTCGAACTAATGGCCGTAAAAAAG aatTACTTACACATGTTGGCTGTGCTAATTcggttgttgatgatacaTATCGTTGTATTGGTGATTATCAGAAATTAGTATTTGCAgcaaataaatttaatgataaacatAAAATTCTACGAATTCTTTGCTG caAAATTCGTCAAACAATACCATGTGTAGGTAAAGCAATGCGATCAAAAGGATCATCAGTTTGTTCCAAAGATGATATCGATTATATGCGTgaaatgcaacaaaaaattcgtcTCGAAATGACATCGATCGTATGcgatgattataatcgtgataaatgtgaaaatgttgaaatacCACCAATAACCGATGCTGAATATAAAGGAAAATCATTATATGAACCATTACGTGTATTATATCGTAAAGTAGTTCGTGAATAA